Proteins encoded by one window of Sphingomonas ginkgonis:
- a CDS encoding TPM domain-containing protein produces the protein MAALSDADHDKVSAAVAAAEARSDGEIVTILTDLSDPYHDVGLHWAVAVLIAVLAWSAFAPGWLYWAFHLVNGGWSEEPTLGQLLAMLMFVAVLKFTIALLLLKWMPLRLALTPGATKQRRVRRRAVALFKAAAERRTIGRTGVLLYLSLGERRAEIVADQAIHEVTTPECWGEAMAILLADVKQGRPADGIAAAVGLIGDVLAEHFPKTAADINELPDKLIEL, from the coding sequence ATGGCCGCATTGTCTGATGCCGACCACGACAAGGTCAGCGCTGCGGTCGCGGCTGCCGAAGCGCGCAGCGACGGCGAGATCGTCACCATCCTGACCGATCTCAGCGACCCCTACCACGATGTCGGCCTGCACTGGGCAGTCGCGGTGCTGATCGCCGTGCTTGCCTGGTCGGCCTTCGCACCGGGCTGGCTGTACTGGGCGTTCCATCTCGTCAACGGCGGATGGAGCGAGGAGCCGACTCTCGGGCAGCTGCTGGCGATGCTGATGTTCGTCGCGGTCCTGAAGTTCACCATTGCGTTGCTGCTTCTGAAGTGGATGCCGCTGCGCCTCGCACTTACGCCCGGAGCGACCAAGCAGCGGCGCGTGCGTCGCCGCGCCGTTGCGCTGTTCAAGGCGGCCGCCGAGCGGCGCACGATCGGGCGCACCGGCGTTCTCCTCTATTTGTCGCTGGGCGAACGGCGCGCGGAGATCGTCGCCGACCAGGCGATCCATGAGGTGACCACGCCGGAATGCTGGGGCGAGGCGATGGCGATCCTGCTCGCCGACGTGAAGCAGGGACGTCCGGCGGACGGGATCGCCGCGGCCGTCGGTCTGATCGGCGACGTGCTGGCGGAACATTTCCCCAAAACCGCCGCTGACATCAACGAACTTCCGGACAAGCTGATCGAATTGTGA
- a CDS encoding TPM domain-containing protein — MVLVLLALFVATFAAAQTFPKLTGRVVDEAHLLRPEQVMDISSKSAALEAQSGGRQLVVATVPDLQGQVISDYAYNLGRAWGIGQKGKDDGVILLVAPKERKVWIATGYGAGAYMTDAVSGEIIREKILPRFRAGDMGGGIVDGATEIARVMSLPPDQAQAQAAQAGQRSASRNQESAGLMPVLFWIFIILFVIIPLVRRLGGRRYRRGGGWGGPIILWGPGTGGSSSSTWGGGSSWGSGGGFGGGGGFSGGGGSFGGGGAGGSW, encoded by the coding sequence GTGGTGCTGGTGCTGCTCGCGCTGTTCGTCGCGACGTTCGCCGCGGCGCAGACCTTTCCCAAGCTGACCGGGAGGGTGGTCGACGAGGCGCACCTGCTGCGGCCCGAGCAGGTCATGGACATCAGCTCCAAGTCCGCTGCGCTCGAGGCGCAGTCGGGCGGTCGGCAGCTGGTCGTCGCTACCGTGCCCGACCTTCAGGGGCAGGTGATCAGCGACTATGCCTACAACCTGGGGCGTGCCTGGGGCATCGGCCAGAAGGGCAAGGACGACGGTGTCATCCTGCTGGTCGCGCCCAAGGAGCGGAAGGTGTGGATCGCCACCGGTTATGGCGCCGGCGCGTACATGACCGACGCCGTGTCGGGCGAGATCATCCGCGAGAAGATCCTGCCCCGCTTCAGGGCCGGCGACATGGGCGGCGGGATCGTCGACGGCGCCACCGAAATCGCGCGCGTGATGAGCCTTCCCCCCGACCAAGCGCAAGCCCAGGCCGCGCAGGCCGGCCAGCGGAGCGCGTCGCGCAACCAGGAGTCGGCGGGGCTGATGCCCGTCCTGTTCTGGATCTTCATCATCCTCTTCGTCATCATCCCGCTGGTCCGCCGACTGGGCGGCCGCCGCTATCGCCGCGGTGGCGGTTGGGGCGGCCCGATCATCCTGTGGGGACCGGGGACTGGCGGCAGCAGCAGCTCGACCTGGGGAGGCGGCTCCAGCTGGGGCAGCGGCGGCGGGTTCGGCGGCGGAGGCGGCTTCTCGGGCGGCGGTGGCAGCTTCGGCGGCGGCGGCGCCGGAGGCAGCTGGTAA